From Drosophila sulfurigaster albostrigata strain 15112-1811.04 unplaced genomic scaffold, ASM2355843v2 contig_88_pilon, whole genome shotgun sequence, a single genomic window includes:
- the LOC133849838 gene encoding uncharacterized protein LOC133849838 gives MENYLKLQDFDEDFDELEGKLTEYRPLPILKKSPSVWAYQRHGCFWERDVLGSNESTFVEHFGMNREEFGILVERLCGLAQKDTAFGKAIPLDKRVAITLYTLGSSAEYRTVGTLFGVSKAMVCKLLLEFCHETCGALSSE, from the exons tcTTAAATTGCAAGATTTTGATGAGGATTTTGACGAATTGGAGGGAAAATTAACGGAGTATAGGCCATTGCCAATATTAAAGAAATCGCCGTCGGTTTGGGCCTAT caACGGCATGGGTGTTTTTGGGAGCGCGATGTTCTTGGAAGCAACGAATCTACTTTTGTAGAACATTTTGGAATGAATAGGGAGGAGTTTGGCATCCTTGTGGAACGCCTTTGTGGATTGGCCCAAAAAGACACCGCATTTGGAAAGGCCATTCCTCTCGATAAGCGGGTTGCAATCACATTATATACCTTAGGATCTTCTGCGGAGTATCGGACAGTGGGCACGTTGTTTGGTGTGTCGAAAGCAATGGTCTGCAAATTATTGCTAGAATTTTGCCATGAGACCTGTGGAGCTCTGTCTTCCGAATAA